The following are encoded in a window of Phaseolus vulgaris cultivar G19833 chromosome 3, P. vulgaris v2.0, whole genome shotgun sequence genomic DNA:
- the LOC137839413 gene encoding uncharacterized protein: MQQLMGMMQGLQEAMAASNAEQHSMQEDLVASQARNEELYRMNEELRRGWCNPTGQRDVDEPEPFIPPREFSTPFLQQMLETVIPNTFIGPKVTLIGMEDPEAHLTAFHTQMMLVGGSDAVRCKLFMSTLTRMAMDWFISLPEGHITSFAHLSQLFREQYLANRAPPPVSYDLFDVKQYQGETLKEYMIVYAFKKGVCPGPFCESIICNRPKTFAEIRRRVVEHIASEGEVDEKRTSVAPARPRAQMRAQPARVHEAATGRKNQDRKRPYEARRPQPRGRAEGNKPAREGNRPLRHNFVVELKDLIVVPNISDKVLGPHKESWCEFHEAFGHHINNCLALGYQLDEIVKNGFLKDYLAGSAATTALAVPEEGQAHEMPIHGEVHTISGGFSGGGPTASQRKRYVRSVNSVAEEFSDDLWESDLVFTRADLRDVVPHDNDPVVISVVTAGRKVHRVLVDQGSSADVMFWSTFNKLQLSPDLLRPYTGCLYR; the protein is encoded by the coding sequence atgcagcagCTCATGGGTATGATGCAGGGattgcaagaagcaatggcagcgTCAAATGCTGAACAACATAGCATGCAGGAGGATCTCGTGGCGTCTCAGGCGAGAAATGAGGAGCTATATCGcatgaatgaggagttgcgccgcggGTGGTGCAACCCCACGGGACAACGCGACGTAGATGAGCCTGAGCCTTTCatcccaccaagggagttttctaCGCCATTCTTGCAGCAGATGCTGGAGACGGTGATCCCCAACACATTCATTGGGCCCAAGGTGACGTTGAtagggatggaggaccctgaggcgcatctcactgcattccacacgcagatgatgctggttggcGGCTCTGACgccgtaaggtgcaagctcttcatgagcaccttgactagaatggccatggactggttcatcagcctcccagaaggTCATATCACGTCTTTTGCACATCTTTCACAGTTATTTAGAGAGCAGTATCTAGCCAACAGGGCTCCACCACCGGTTTCATATGACCTattcgacgtgaagcagtaccaaggcgagaccttgaaggaatacatgatcgtgtacgcattcaagaagggggTGTGCCCCGGGCCTTTCTGCGAGTCAATCATCTGCAACCGCCCCAAGACTTTTgctgagataaggcgtcgcgTGGTGGAACACATCGCCTCTGAGGGTGAAGTGGATGAGAAACGCACAAGTGTTGCGCCCGCACGCCCAAGAGCACAGATGCGTGCACAACCCGCCAGGGTCCACGAGGCCGCGACAGGGAGGAAGAACCAAGATAGGAAGCGCCCCTACGAGGCAAGGAGGCCCCAGCCCAGGGGTCGAGCAGAAGGAAACAAGCCAGCGAGGGAAGGAAATAGACCCCTGAggcacaattttgtggtggagctaaaagacctcatcgttgtgcccaacatatctgacaaggtgttgggaccccACAAAGAGTCGTGGTGCGAGTTTCACGAGGCGTTCGGGCACCATATCAACAACTGCTTAGCgttgggctatcagttggacgAGATTGTGAAGAATGGTTTTCTAAAGGATTATCTTGCTGGGTCTGCTGCGACCACAGCCCTCGCGGTACCAGAGGAGGGTCAGGCGCATGAAATGCCGATCCATGGAGAGGTGCACACCATTTCTGGTGGCTTCTCCGGAGGAGGGCCCACTGCCTCTCAGCGTAAGAGGTATGTGAGGTCAGTGAATTCAGTTGCCGAAGAATTTTCGGATGACttgtgggagtcagacctcgtgttcacTAGAGCTGACCTACGTGACGTCGTCCCACATGATAATGACCCAGTTGTCATTTCGGTCGTCACCGCCGGAAGAAAGGTGCAtagggttctcgtcgaccagggcagttccgcagatgtcatgttttggtcgaccttcaacaaactacagttgtcccctgacttGTTGAGGCCCTACACCGGATGCCTGTATCGGTAA